A segment of the Candidatus Neomarinimicrobiota bacterium genome:
GAAGGAAAATGGAAGTACAGGATTTTATCGAAATTGCAGCGCCACCTGAGGGAATCTGGTCCTTCATGGTGGAGCCAGAGAAGATCCTGGAGTGGTGCATCACCTTCGAGAAATTCGAGTATCTCTCCGATCAGCGCAGCGGCGTGGGCACACCGCTGTACATCGAGGAAAGAGCCGGCAGCCGACTCATGCAGCTGAACTTCAGCGTTACGGAATGGGTGGAGCATGAGCGGCTGGCTTTCAGGATGACGTCGGGAGAATTTGTAAAGGGGTACGAACAGAGCTGGACCGTGGAGGCCACTCCGTCCGGCAGCCGATTTACCTTCTGGGAGGAGGTCAAACTGCCCTACGGGATTTTCGGCCGAATAATCGGATTGTTCGCCCGGCGCGTCTCAGCGGCCACCGTCAAGGAAATGCTGGCCAAGCTGCAAAGCCTGGCGGAAGCCTGAGAAACTCGTCGGCTAGAGATTGACCAGAACCTGGTGTTCGGCTGTCAGGAAGCCGATCGCCTCATCACCCTTGACATTCTCGATTCCAGCTGCTATCCTATGCCACGCCCAGGGACACCTAAACCATGCCAGCCACTGAAAATACAGGCGCGTCTGTTGCTAGTCTCCAGGCCACTCTCGACCGGCTGACGCAGGCGGCGCAGCTGGTGGAGCCGCTGGCGGAGGGCCGGGTCCGCTGCCTGGCCTGTGCGCACCGCTGCCGCATCTCCGAGGGCGGCCGCGGCATCTGCCAAGTGCGGTTCAATCGGGAGGGAACCCTCTGGGTGCCCCACGGCTACGTGGTGGGCCTGCACAACGATCCCATCGAGAAAAAGCCTTTGTACCACTTCCTCCCCGGCACCAACGCCCTGACCTTCGGCATGCTGGGGTGCTGCTTCCACTGCCCCTTCTGCCAGAACTGGCTTTCATCCCAGGCCCTGCGGGACGAGCGGGCGGGCGTCCTCCCCGACGAGATCTCTGCCGAACGGGTGGTAGACACCGCCCAGCGCTCACGCTCAAGGGCCGTGGTGAGCTCCTACAACGAACCGCTCATCTCTATCGAGTGGGCCGTCGAGATATTCAAACCCGCCCGCCAGGCGGGCCTCAAAACCGCCTGCGTCTCCAACGGCAACGCCACCCCCGAGGCCCTGGAATACCTGCGACCCCATACCGACGGATACAAGGTGGACCTCAAGTCCATGAGCGACCGCACCTACCGCCAGCTGGGCGGTGTACGCCAGAACGTGCTGGACACGATCCAGCGTGCCTGGGAGCTGGGCTTCTGGGTGGAGGTGGTCACCCTGGTGGTCCCCGGCCTGAATGATTCCGACGAGGAGCTGCGCTCGATCGCCGACTTCATCGCCGCCATCTCACCC
Coding sequences within it:
- a CDS encoding SRPBCC family protein, producing MEVQDFIEIAAPPEGIWSFMVEPEKILEWCITFEKFEYLSDQRSGVGTPLYIEERAGSRLMQLNFSVTEWVEHERLAFRMTSGEFVKGYEQSWTVEATPSGSRFTFWEEVKLPYGIFGRIIGLFARRVSAATVKEMLAKLQSLAEA
- the amrS gene encoding AmmeMemoRadiSam system radical SAM enzyme, with translation MPATENTGASVASLQATLDRLTQAAQLVEPLAEGRVRCLACAHRCRISEGGRGICQVRFNREGTLWVPHGYVVGLHNDPIEKKPLYHFLPGTNALTFGMLGCCFHCPFCQNWLSSQALRDERAGVLPDEISAERVVDTAQRSRSRAVVSSYNEPLISIEWAVEIFKPARQAGLKTACVSNGNATPEALEYLRPHTDGYKVDLKSMSDRTYRQLGGVRQNVLDTIQRAWELGFWVEVVTLVVPGLNDSDEELRSIADFIAAISPDIPWHVTAFHRDYKFTDRDNTSVRQLLRAWDLGR